In Xyrauchen texanus isolate HMW12.3.18 chromosome 32, RBS_HiC_50CHRs, whole genome shotgun sequence, the following proteins share a genomic window:
- the LOC127625996 gene encoding uncharacterized protein LOC127625996 — MTAACRKICSGSNLSFGPSLPASKKIRMHYSFDFAQQLHFPSNPLQPGPMYFLTPRKCGLFGVSCEGLQKQVNYLIDEGMSSTKGSNEVISYMHHFFGNFGVGETEVDLHCDNCSGQNKNNFMLWYLAWRVGHKLHDKIEIHFLIAGHTKFSPDCGFGLIKQAYMKTRVNTLADIAEVVENSSPVSHLNIPQLVGTAEGKVLVQTFDWQQHLTRHFRRLPQIKSYQHFSFEAKRPGVVLAKSHRDAQPVEYQLLLRRSRSAPCRRSSCPGPTWTEN; from the exons ATGACTGCTGCCTGCAGAAAGATTTGCTCTGGCTCCAACCTGTCTTTTGGACCATCCCTACCAGCAAGCAAGAAGATTAGGATGCATTACAGTTTTGATTTTGCTCAGCAG TTACACTTTCCCTCAAACCCTCTCCAGCCAGGACCAATGTACTTCCTGACCCCACGGAAATGTGGCCTATTTGGTGTTTCATGTGAAGGgctgcagaaacaggtgaatTACCTGATTGATGAAGGCATGTCATCTACTAAGGGAAGCAATGAAGTCATCAGCTACATGCATCATTTCTTCGGCAACTTTGGAGTTGGAGAAACAGAGGTGGATCTTCATTGTGACAACTGCAGTGGGCAGAACAAGAACAACTTCATGCTCTGGTACCTTGCCTGGCGGGTTGGACACAAGCTTCACGATAAAATTGAAATCCACTTCCTTATTGCTGGCCACACCAAGTTTTCCCCTGACTGTGGCTTTGGACTCATCAAGCAAGCCTACATGAAGACAAGAGTCAACACTTTGGCAGACATCGCTGAG GTTGTGGAAAACAGCTCTCCTGTGAGTCACCTCAATATCCCACAGCTTGTTGGAACGGCAGAGGGCAAAGTTTTAGTCCAGACCTTCGACTGGCAGCAGCATCTGACTCGCCACTTCCGTAGACTCCCACAGATCAAGAGTTATCAGCACTTCAG CTTTGAAGCCAAGAGACCAGGTGTGGTGCTTGCAAAAAGTCACCGTGATGCACAACCTGTCGAATATCAGCTACTGCTGCGACGGAGCAGATCTGCCCCCTGTCGACGGTCTTCCTGTCCTGGCCCCACCTGGACTGAAAATTGA